One window from the genome of Cryptococcus deuterogattii R265 chromosome 10, complete sequence encodes:
- a CDS encoding dihydroxy-acid dehydratase, whose protein sequence is MLARRIAIASPATHARAFHASATKASKEVIMNRYSRTITQPKAQGASQAMLYATEGVENDEDFNKAMVGVASVWYEGNPCNRHILGLGQRVKKSLMNAGIIGYQFGTVGVSDGISMGTSGMSYSLQSRDLIADSVETAAGGHWLDGMVVLPGCDKNMPGTLIALGRLNRPSMMVYGGTIRPGSCNGEVLDIVSAFQSYGRYLQEGQTPEAEKTRYNTIRNACPGPGACGGMYTANTIASASEALGMTLPGSSSFPAEYPEKHAECDAVGETMRKILEDNLLPRQIMTRQAFENAMALTMALGGSTNVVLHLIAIARSVGINLTIDDFQAVSDRVPLLADLKPSGKYVMEDINTIGGTPSVIHYLIKNGLMTGDEMTITGKTLGENCDRWVEKNGSKWEGQKILRPLNDPLKSTGHIRILRGNLAPGGAVSKITGKEGLRFTGKCRAFDDEESFVKAVESGSIKKGEKTVVVLRYLGPKGGPGMPEMLKPTSLIMGAGLGYDVACLTDGRFSGGSHGFVVGHVVPEAQVGGPIALVQDGDIIHIDAVGNTLSVDVSDEEMARRKENWVAPPLKVTSGTLLKYARAVTDASHGCVTDA, encoded by the exons ATGCTCGCAAGACGCATTGCTATTGCAAGCCCAGCCACTCACGCTAGAGCCTTCCATGCGTCCGCTACTAAAGCCTCGAAAGAGGTCATAATGAATCGTTATTCTAGGACTATTACACAGCCTAAGGCTCAAGGCGCTTCTCAG GCCATGCTTTATGCCACAGAAGGCGTTGAGAATGACGAAGACTTTAACAAAGCTATGGTTGGCGTTGCCAGTGTTTGGTACGAAGGCAACCC ATGCAATCGACACATCTTGGGCCTTGGTcagagggtgaagaagtcTCTTATGAACGCTGGCATCATTGGTTACCAATTTGGTACTGTTGGTGTCTCTGACGGTATCAGTATGGGTACCTCTGGAA TGTCTTACTCCCTGCAATCTCGTGACCTCATTGCCGACTCTGTTGAGACGGCTGCTGGCGGCCATTGGCTTGATGGTATGGTCGTCTTGCCTGGTTGCGACAAAAACATGCCCGGCACCTTGATTGCTCTCGGTCGACTTAATCGACCCAGTATGATGGTTTATGGCGGTACCATCCGTCCTGGCTCTTGTAACGGAGAGGTGCTCGACATTGTGTCAGCTTTCCAGAGTTACGGACGATATCTCCAAGAAGGTCAAACACCCGAGGCTGAGAAGACCCGCTATAATACTATTCGAAACGCATGTCCTGGTCCTGGGGCCTGTGGAGGC ATGTACACTGCCAACACAATCGCATCGGCATCCGAAGCCTTGGGTATGACTCTTCCCgggtcatcttctttccctgcGGAATATCCTGAAAAGCACGCGGAATGTGACGCTGTTGGCGAAACTATGCGCAAAATTTTGGAAGACAACCTTCTGCCTAGACAAATCATGACCAGGCAGGCTTTCGAAAATGCGATG GCTCTTACTATGGCGCTTGGTGGATCTACCAACGTTGTTCTCCATTTGATTGCCATCGCTCGCTCGGTCGGTATCAACCTTACCATTGACGATTTCCAAGCGGTCTCCGATCGAGTGCCTTTGCTCGCCGACCTTAAGCCCAGTGGTAAGTATGTCATGGAAGACATCAATACCATCGGTGGCACCCCTTCTGTCATTCATTATCTGATCAAAAACGGACTTATGACGGGTGACGAGATGACCATCACCGGTAAGACTCTTGGTGAAAACTGCGACCGCtgggtggagaagaatggcAGTAAATGGGAAGGACAAAAGATTTTGAGACCTCTCAACGATCCTCTTAAGTCTACTGGACACATCCG AATCCTGCGCGGTAACCTCGCTCCTGGAGGTGCTGTCTCCAAGATTACTGGTAAAGAAGGCCTGCGCTTTACTGGTAAATGTCGGgcctttgatgatgaggagagcTTCGTGAAGGCCGTCGAAAGTGGCTCCatcaagaagggagagaaaacTGTTGTTGTCTTGAGATACCTCGGCCCCAAGGGCGGACCTG GTATGCCTGAAATGCTCAAGCCCACCAGTTTGATTATGGGCGCTGGCCTCGGTTATGATGTCGCTTGTTTGACTGATGGGCGATTTAGCGGAGG TTCTCATGGCTTTGTTGTTGGCCATGTCGTTCCAGAGGCTCAGGTCGGAGGACCTATTGCTTTGGTTCAAGACGGCGATATCATTCATATTGATGCCGTTGGCAACACCTTGTCCGTGGACGTATCCGACGAGGAGATGGCCCGGAGAAAGGAGAACTGGGTTGCCCCTCCTCTCAAGGTCACTAGCGGCACGTTGCTCAAGTACGCCCGAGCTGTTACCGATGCTTCTCATGGATGTG TCACGGATGCTTAA
- a CDS encoding high osmolarity signaling protein SHO1, producing MFGGHSFDVGYAMRHPVFLVTFIIAIPSWIIAFAGQCAAEAKYSSSNGRTPVAGTLWFNIWLQLLVIIQLFLAISSDDLALHRFQLSIFLAIATALAVGGVEFIFQTPGAYIAIGVGWLLLTMVNLVWIVYLTSEEDTFLYNVLNSGGNGGLSGHNRRIGTSVQRRDETPGYGGGEMGLGNSIGGMSRGITSNTINSGGYGGGYAPASMEGTPQKVTSVARNEYGHTGVQSPGIEDSVPRPQRAKALYAYSASPDDPNEVSFMKGEILEVVDATGKWFQVRTPAGVTGIAPSNYLVLL from the exons ATGTTTGGTGGCCACAGTTTCGATGTGGGCTATGCCATGCGGCACCCCGTCTTTCTTGTCACGTTCATCATTGCTATTCCCTCGTGGATTATCGCTTTTGCTGGTCAATGTGCCGCAGAAGCTAAGTACT CATCGAGTAATGGTCGCACTCCTGTGGCTGGTACATTGTGGTTCAACATTTGGCTTCAGCT TCTGGTAATCATACAGCTATT TCTGGCCATTTCATCGGATGATCTTGCTTTGCATCGCTTTCAACTCTCAATTTTCTTGGCGATTGCGACCGCGTTAGCTGTTGGCGGTGTAGaattcatcttccagaCACCTGGTGCATACATAGCCATCGGCGTCGGATGGCTGCTTTTGACAATGGTCAAT CTCGTCTGGATTGTTTATTTGACGTCTGAAGAAGACACATTCCTTTACAATGTTCTCAATTCTGGCGGAAATGGTGGACTTTCCGGTCACAACAGGCGGATTGGCACATCCGTTCAGCGACGAGACGAGACTCCTGGATATGGCGGAGGGGAAATGGGTCTCGGGAATAGCATAGGCGGAATGTCCCGGGGTATAACATCCAACACAATCAACAGTGGCGGATATGGAGGTGGCTATGCTCCCGCTTCCATGGAAGGGACTCCCCAGAAGGTGACCTCTGTGGCTCGAAACGAATACGGTCACACCGGGGTACAGAGCCCTGGGATTGAAGATTCTGTTCCTCGCCCACAACGGGCCAA GGCATTGTATGCCTATTCTGCTTCGCCCGATGATCCCAATGAAGTCTCATTCATGAAAGGCGAAATACTTGAAGTCGTGGACGCCACTGGCAAGTGGTTCCAAGTTCGAACACCCGCTGGTGTTACAGGA ATTGCCCCCTCCAATTACCTGGTCCTGCTTTAA
- a CDS encoding LIM domain-containing protein — translation MEPPPPPTVPIPQPVPKVAYEPPVFQTFQERRRARDIALRAKASHPSLRDALPALPAPAALAMMASPNARAGPPPLPPLRSRSPLPPSSSPTRSQVNTHYEQPSRPLPPLRAPVPLSVNTNPLPAPPPSTHYSPFTPSQSSQPSEPASATVETDLDRSDTLTSVRSLDRTSFSSPSRRPLPKPPGGVNPSKSLDRGVSPSSAVGEGAVRRGAGRKQPSVVNEENEETLIDLPKNGNPSAGSHPPQAVSRPYLPQQPPAIAVPDNTFRENVVPHIPAELPQLPAINIGDSDSFSPVFTDDEGNSMIPGTTPNPKKISAPPVSPGIQFTGAPVIAVSSFDTADDMMQGGEISFSVPMVNIEGDSFSAPTKPLPLVASDSNLSSNPPHQQAHIHPNAAILCAGCQNPIIGRIVNAMNQRWHPHCFMCAECGELLEHVSSYEFEGKAYCHLDYHDKFAHHCHHCKTPIVESRFITLDDEILGQRYYHELHFFCSECGDPFLDPSKSSAPGTEKSKQGGADQEEDGETNEFVIHKGHPYCEKCHLKLHKPKCKGCTRPIPGVAINAMGAKWHKECFVCSVRVH, via the exons ATGGAGCCCCCGCCGCCTCCGACTGTCCCGATCCCCCAGCCTGTCCCCAAGGTGGCATATGAGCCTCCCGTGTTCCAGACCTTCCAGGAGCGGAGACGGGCCCGGGACATCGCCCTCCGCGCAAAGGCCAGCCACCCCAGCCTCCGCGATGCCCTCCCCGCCCTCCCCGCCCCCGCAGCACTCGCCATGATGGCTAGTCCAAATGCCAGAGCCGGCCCTCCTCCCCTGCCTCCACTACGATCCAGAAGCCCTCTCcccccttcatcctcccctACTCGATCCCAGGTCAACACCCACTACGAACAACCCTCCCGCCCTTTACCTCCACTACGAGCCCCTGTTCCCCTCTCGGTCAACACAAATCCACTTCCTGCCCCACCGCCATCGACCCACTATTCGCCATTCACCCCCTCACAATCTTCTCAGCCATCAGAACCTGCTTCAGCTACTGTCGAAACGGACCTGGACAGGTCAGATACACTCACGTCTGTCAGGTCGCTCGATCGAACAAGCTTCAGCTCGCCATCTAGACGTCCTTTGCCCAAACCTCCGGGGGGTGTAAACCCATCAAAAAGCTTGGACCGAGGTgtatctccttcttcagctgtAGGGGAAGGCGCCGTCCGACGAGGTGCTGGGAGGAAGCAGCCGTCGGTTgtgaatgaagagaatgaagagacgCTTATCGATCTACCCAAAAATGGCAATCCTTCTGCCGGATCACATCCGCCTCAAGCTGTTTCTCGGCCGTACTTGCCCCAACAGCCACCAGCCATCGCCGTACCCGATAATACTTTCCGGGAAAACGTAGTCCCACATATCCCAGCGGAACTTCCTCAGCTTCCTGCCATAAATATTGGCGATTCCGACAGCTTTTCACCGGTATTCACtgacgatgaaggaaaCAGCATGATACCCGGAACGACACCAAATCCGAAAAAGAtctctgctcctcctgTTTCTCCAGGAATACAGTTTACCGGCGCGCCTGTCATCGCCGTCTCATCGTTTGACACGGCCGACGATATGATGCAAGGTGGTGAGATTAGCTTTTCAGTGCCGATGGTCAACATTGAAGGTGACTCCTTTTCTGCGCCTACgaaacctcttccacttgtTGCTTCCGATTCAAATCTTTCCTCGAATCCACCTCACCAACAGGCGCATATTCACCCAAATGCCGCTATTCTATGTGCTGGCTGCCAAAATCCCATTATCGGACGTATTGTCAATGCCATGAACCAAAGATGGCATCCGCATTGTTTCATGTGCGCAGAATGTGGGGAACTACTGGAGCATGTAAGCAGTTATGAGTTTGAGGGGAAAGCTTACTGCCACTTGGACTATCACGAt AAATTTGCCCACCATTGCCATCACTGCAAGACCCCAATCGTCGAATCCCGTTTCATTACCCTGGACGACGAAATCCTGGGACAGCGGTACTACCATGAGTTGCACTTTTTCTGCTCCGAATGCGGCGATCCCTTTTTGGACCCTTCCAAGTCATCGGCTCCCGGAACAGAAAAGAGCAAACAAGGCGGCGCCgatcaggaagaagatggagaaacaAACGAATTCGTGATTCATAAAGGTCACCCATACTGCGAAAAATGTCATTTGAAGCTGCATAAACCTAAATGCAAAGGTTGTACCCGACCGATACCAGGCGTTGCAATAAATGCGATGGGTGCGAAATGGCACAAGGAATGTTTCGTATGCTCGGTGCGTGTCCATTAa
- a CDS encoding serine/threonine-protein phosphatase 2A activator 2: protein MTTPGPSHSTSYAIPTKHILTKAHLAAFQRSKTYSDIFGFIDELNEDIVGKKLTEAGEGSERTRPLIDILNSVHEIAESTPPVDNKLSRFGNPAFKTFYDKVGDASHELHTRIPGLPKEAIQEVEVYFKESWGNKQRVDYGSGMELNFLSWLLCLAKLGLVTKEDYPFLVLGVFWRYIEVMRYIQSTYWLEPAGSHGVWGLDDYHFLPFLWGSGQLRDHKYLRPKAIHDPEVLDEFSKDYMYLSCISFINSIKTASLRWHSPMLDDISAVKTWEKVNEGMKKMFVAEVLGKLPVMQHALFGSLLPFPTPEEDPELKRALEEEGQPATDEHGHIHDPSEKGWSMDCCGIPVPSAFAAAQNANTLKGVPTLGSRPGIKPIPFD from the exons ATGACCACCCCGGGACCTTCCCATTCCACATCCTATGCAATCCCCACGAAACACATCCTCACAAAGGCCCATCTCGCCGCTTTCCAACGGTCAAAAACGTATTCCGACATATTTGGTTTTATTGATGAGCTCAACGAAGATATTGTGGGTAAGAAGCTGACAGAGGCTGGAGAAGGTTCAGAG CGAACACGTCCTCTCATAGACATCCTTAATTCCGTCCACGAGATCGCCGAATCAACACCTCCAGTGGACAATAAGCTGTCCCGTTTCGGCAACCCTGCGTTCAAAACCTTTTATGACAAAGTAGGAGATGCCTCACATGAGCTGCATACACGTATACCAGGTTTGCCAAAGGAGGCTATTCAAGAGGTAGAAGTCTACTTTAAGGAATCGTGGGGTAACAAGCAACGAGTGGATTATGGGAGCGGTATGGAACTCAACTTTCTCTCTTGGCT ATTGTGTCTCGCAAAGCTTGGGCTAGTTACTAAAGAAGACTATCCCTTCCTTGTCTTGGGTGTGTTCTGGAGGTACATTGAAGTTATGCGTTACATTCAATCTACATATTGGCTTGAACCAGCTGGTTCGCATGGTGTATGGGGTTTGGATGACTaccatttccttcctttcctgtGGGGTAGCGGACAACTCAGAG ATCACAAGTACCTTCGACCTAAAGCCATTCACGACCCAGAAGTTCTTGACGAATTTTCCAAAGACTACATGTATCTCTCGTGCATATCATTTATCAACTCTATCAAAACTGCATCTTTGCGCTGGCATTCTCCCATGCTCGACGATATCTCTGCTGTCAAAACGTGGGAAAAGGTCAATgaaggaatgaagaaaatgtTTGTCGCCGAGGTCTTGGGAAAATTGCCTGTCATGCAGCACGCCTTGTTTGGGAGCTTGCTGCCATTCCCAACGCCAGAGGAGGATCCCGAGCTGAAAAGGgctcttgaagaagagggtcAGCCGGCGACGGATGAACATGGTCATATACATGACCCGTCAGAAAAAGGCTGGAGTATGGATTGCTGTGGCATCCCAG TTCCTTCAGCATTCGCTGCTGCTCAAAATGCCAATACCCTCAAGGGCGTTCCGACTTTAGGCAGCCGACCCGGTATCAAACCTATCCCATTCGACTAG
- a CDS encoding GDSL Lipase/Acylhydrolase, translated as MSVAAYTDAVMLFGDSLTQAWSAGSFAQRMSEFYLRRADVVNRGFGGYNSEWALPVFEQVFATKKDREEGRVQQVKLITIWLGANDACLPSSPQHVPLEKYKSNVEHIVNLIRDPSSPYYSPETKIVLISPPPIIEAAWLESRLEKWKSFGCEGPEPDQNRDAKVTKQYAEGCKEVGAKLGVPVVDFWTAAVEAAGGEKDEQLAPYFYDGLHLTSEGYAILFKAVSSLILATYPELNPETMPMRMPHWADVDVENPRAAFEKVKKGRLAGEL; from the exons ATGTCCGTAGCCGCATACACTGATGCCGTCATGCTCTTC GGCGACTCGCTCACCCAAGCGTGGTCCGCTGGCTCTTTCGCGCAACGCATGTCCGAATTCTATCTTAGGAGGGCAGATGTTGTTAACAGGGGCTTTGGAG GCTATAATTCGGAGTG GGCTCTTCCTGTCTTTGAACAAGTTTTTGCCACGAAAAAAgaccgagaagaaggtcgtGTACAACAAGTCAAGCTCATCACAATCTGGCTAG GTGCTAATGATGCATGTTTGCCCTCTTCACCGCAGCATGTCCCTCTTGAAAAGTACAAGTCAAACGTCGAACACATTGTCAATCTTATTCGCGATCCATCCTCACCTTACTATTCTCCGGAAACCAAGATTGTGCTTATCAGCCCTCCTCCAATCATCGAGGCTGCATGGCTCGAATCTAGGCTTGAGAAATGGAAGTCTTTTGGTTGTGAGGGACCCGAACCGGACCAAAACAGGGATGCAAAGGTTACCAAACAGTACGCGGAAGGATGCAAGGAGGTAGGGGCCAAGCTTGGCGTGCCCGTCGTAGATTTTTGGACGGCAGCAGTAGAGGCggcaggaggagagaaagatgagcAGCTCGCGCCCTATTTCTA CGACGGCCTTCACTTGACTTCGGAAGGATATGCTATCCTTTTCAAGGCTGTCAGTAGCCTGATTCTCGCTACGTATCCTGAACTGAACCCAGAAACGATGCCCATGAGGATGCCGCA CTGGGCGGACGTCGATGTGGAGAACCCGCGAGCTGCATTtgaaaaggtgaagaaggggcgACTGGCGGGGGAGCTGTAG
- a CDS encoding 30S small subunit ribosomal protein S8, which yields MPRLGSLPANLCAHLQNTSRSFHPRACIPYTNSALAISNILLRSGLVSNISLGSPAGPDPVSFNTLPIPAKKLWIGLKHRDGQPVLRRMNLVSKPSFRVVVSKEELGRLLVGKRARNVPGVGIGEILIVKTPEDRREGRANAERYMEGWEAFRAGLGGEVICRVA from the coding sequence ATGCCCCGTCTAGGATCACTCCCTGCAAATCTTTGCGCCCACCTCCAAAACACATCTCGCAGCTTCCACCCTAGAGCTTGCATTCCTTACACAAACTCTGCTCTTGCAATCTCAaatattcttcttcgctcggGTCTTGTATCAAACATCTCCCTTGGTTCTCCAGCGGGTCCGGATCCAGTATCATTCAACACACTCCCTATTCCTGCAAAGAAACTTTGGATAGGTCTCAAACACCGAGACGGGCAACCGgtgttgagaaggatgaacCTCGTCTCGAAGCCTAGCTTTAGGGTTGTAGTCAGCAAGGAGGAGTTGGGAAGGTTATTGGTtggaaagagggcaaggaatGTTCCTGGGGTCGGAATTGGAGAGATCCTCATTGTCAAGACACCAGAAGataggagagaagggagggCAAACGCAGAGAGGTATAtggagggatgggaggcATTCAGGGCGGGACTTGGAGGAGAAGTAATCTGCAGGGTAGCGTAG